The segment TGGCGAAAAAGACCACGAGCAGGGCGGTAAACGGCAGGGCCTCGGTGAAGGCGTTGCCGATCTGGTGCTCCTCGGTGCGACCGCAGAAGGCGGTGAGCAGGATGATGATGGAAAGGCCGATCAACCCCACTTCGGCCAGATGCATGGCCAGGGCGATGACCAAGTATATGGCGGCCGCCGCCTGGACGTACAGGATGGCCCGTGCCTTGTTGGTCATGCCGGCATCGCGCCGGGCGTCGTCTTCGGCCAGGACCCGGCGCACGGTGGCGGGCAGGGTATGGCCGTAGCCGAAGAGACGGAAACGCTCGACACCGACGCAGGTGAGAAGGCCCACGGCCAGAACCGGCATGGAGACCGGCGCCACCTTGATGAAAAACTCCGCGAAGTGCCAACCCATTTCGTGGGCCACCAGCAGGTTCTGCGGTTCGCCCACCAGCGTGCACACGCCGCCAAGGGCCGTGCCCACCGCGCCGTGCATCATGAGGTTGCGCAGGAATCCCCGAAATCCCTTGAGCTCGCGCCGGCAGGCGTCGTCGAGGCCGGTTTCGTCGCCAAGTATGCATTTTCCGGCCGAGGCATGGCGGTGGTAGACCTCGTAAAAGCCCAGGGCCACGGCGATGATGACGGCGGTGACGGTCAGGGCGTCGAGGAAGGCCGACAGGAATGCCCCGGCGAAGCAGAAAAGAAGCGACAGCAGGATTTTCGAGCGCACCTTTATGAGCAGCTTGGTGAAGGTGTACTGGAGCATGTCCTTCATGAAATAGATGCCAGCCACCATGAAGATCAGCAGCAGGATGACGGGAAAGTTGTGCAGAGCCTCGTTATAGAGGGTCTCCGGCGAGGTCATGCCCAGGATAACGGCTTCCAGGGCGAGCAGGCCGCCGGCCGGCAGCGGATAGCAGGAAAGCGCCATGGCCAGGGTGAAGATGAACTCGGCGATAAGCACCCAGCCGGTGACGAACGGGCCGGCCAGCTGCAGCAGGATGGGGTTGGCGATGAGAAAGGCGGCGATCGTCAGTTTGTACCACTCGGGCGAAGCGCCGAGCAGGTTGGAGATAAAAGCCTGAGGCAACGTCTTGGTCATGCGGATGCTCCTTGGGCGCGCGTGATCGGGCGTATCGGCCGATACGATAATAGTATTACAATATCGTAATTCTCTCGTCGGGCCAAGGAGTTCCGGCGGCCGGGCGCGGGGGGTGGGGCCGGATCAGGCGGCGGGCCAGACGATACGGATGCGGCCCGGAGCCATGTCCAGGCGCGCGCCCAGACGCTCGGCCAGGGCGTGGCCTTCGCTTTCGTCCGGGGCGGGGGCCTTAGGATCGAGCCCCTCCAGGGCCAGGGCCGTGCCGTCGGTCTCGGCCCGGGAGGCGACGGTGAGGGCCCGATTCGGGCCGGGGCGCTCCAGGGCGATGTCCAGGCACCAGGCGACAAGGCGGCACAGCAGGAACGGATCGGCCGTGACCGTGGCCGGGTCGCCGGAAAGCGTCGAAAGTTCCACCTTGCGCATGTCGGCCTGCCGGCAGGCCAGGGCCACGGCCAGGGCGGCGGCCTCGGGCAGGGAGACGGCGCGCCGGGCCTCGTCCGGGGTGTGGGCGAAACGGTTGAAGTGGGTGAGCAGCGCGTCGCCCCTTCGCACCTGGCGCAGCAGGCAGGCGGCGGCCGCGGCCAGCCGTTCGGGTTCGAGGGGCATGCCCTTCCCGGCCATGCAAGCCAGGTCCTCGAGCAGGCCGGCCTGTTCGTGCATCACGGCCAGGACGTTTTTGAGTTCATGGGAAACCGAAGCGCTGACGCGGCCGAAAAAAAGCAGGTCGTCGCGTTGCGGCATGGGCGTATCCTCCTCATGCGTCCCCGCGATCGGGGAAGTCTCCGTTAGCCCTGGCCGCCGGCCAAAGCCGTGTTGATGGCGGCGATGAGGTCGTCGATGCGCACGGGTTTGACCAGGTAGCCGGCGGCTTCGGCCGAGCCGGCCCGGAAATCCTCTTCCGAGCCATGCCCGGTCATGAAAATGAACCGCATGCCGGGACGCAGGCGCTGAAGTTTCTTTTTGAGGTCCAGGCCGCTTAAGCCCGGCATTTTCATGTCCAGCACGGCCAGGTCGTAGGCCCCGGCCCGGACCTTGTCCGAGGCCTCGTCGCCGTCCGTGGCGTACGCGGCCTCGATGCCCCGCAAATTGAGCCGTTCGGCCAGGGCCGAGACCAGCTCCTTCTCGTCATCCACGAGCAGTATGCGCATTGTCGGCGTCTCCTTTGGACAGCGGGAACGTCACGGTGAAGGTCGAGCCGTGGCCGAGTTCGCTTTCCACGGCCAGCGTGCCGCCAAGTTCCTGCACGAGCCCGTAGGTGATGGAGAGCCCGAGCCCCGTGCCGCCCTTCTTCTTTTTGGTGGAATAAAACGGTTCGAAGATGCGTTTGACGTCGGCGGCCGGGATGCCGCAGCCGTTGTCCGAGACGCTTACGGCCACGCTCTCCGGGTTGGGCGCGAAGACGCGCAGGCACAGATGGCCGCCGTCGTCCATGGCCTGGAAGGCGTTGTTGACGAGGTTCAAAAGGATCTGCTGCAGCTTGCCCTGGTCGGATTCGATGTCGGGCACGTCCGCGGCGGCCTCCACCTCCACCTTGATGCGGCGGTATTCGGCTTCCTTGGTCAGGAAGCTCAAGACCTCCTCGGCGGTCTTGCGCAGGCTGACGCCCGCGACGTGGACTTCCTGGTGCCGGGCAAAGGACAGCAGGCGCTTGGTGATGGTGCCGGCGCGCTCCACGGAGCCCAGGATGGAGTCGATAAGCCCGGCCAGGCGTTCCGGGCTCGGCGGCTCCTTGGCGTAGCGCAGGAGGTCCTGCATGAGTCCGGCCTTTTCATTGATGATGGCCAGGGGGTTGTTGATCTCGTGGGCCACGCCGGCGGCCAGCCGGCCGATGGAGGCCATGCGGTTGGTGTGCTCCATCTGTTGCAGGGTTTTGGCCCGGGTCTGGTCGGCGGCGTGGATTTTTTCCACCATGTAGGTGGCCACGCCCACGATCACGACCAGGATGACGAGCATGCTCGCGGCCAGAAAGCCGAAGAGGTCCAGGCGCATGGCGTACCAGGACTTCATGAGTTCGGCCTGCCTTTTGACCACCATGAGGATCAGCGGCGTGCGGTCGATGTAGGCGTAGCCGACGATGAGGCCGCTTTCGGCGGTCTCGGTCTCGAAAACCTCGGTGCGCTCCGAGGGAGACGGCACCGGCAGGCGCAGATGCTCGAAGACCGCGCCGTGGGAGCGGGACATGGTCTGGAGCACGCCCTGGTGGTTGATGAGGAAGGCGTCGCCGCCGCCGGACAGGTCGAGGTTGGCGAGGATGTCGTTTATGCGCTGGGTGTCGACCGTGGCGCGCAGCACGAAAAAGCCCCCGTCGGGACGGGAGGCGCGCACGGCGATGACCATGTGGGGGACGTTGCGAAAGCCCAGGAAGATGTCGCTGATGTAATGCCCCGTGGCCGCGGTGGCGGTGAACCAGGGCTCCTTGGAGTAGTCGATGCCGAGCAGGTCGTAGGGGCCGACGTAGGCGATCTGCTTGCCGGTGTCGTCG is part of the Solidesulfovibrio fructosivorans JJ] genome and harbors:
- a CDS encoding response regulator; the encoded protein is MRILLVDDEKELVSALAERLNLRGIEAAYATDGDEASDKVRAGAYDLAVLDMKMPGLSGLDLKKKLQRLRPGMRFIFMTGHGSEEDFRAGSAEAAGYLVKPVRIDDLIAAINTALAGGQG
- the nhaB gene encoding sodium/proton antiporter NhaB, encoding MTKTLPQAFISNLLGASPEWYKLTIAAFLIANPILLQLAGPFVTGWVLIAEFIFTLAMALSCYPLPAGGLLALEAVILGMTSPETLYNEALHNFPVILLLIFMVAGIYFMKDMLQYTFTKLLIKVRSKILLSLLFCFAGAFLSAFLDALTVTAVIIAVALGFYEVYHRHASAGKCILGDETGLDDACRRELKGFRGFLRNLMMHGAVGTALGGVCTLVGEPQNLLVAHEMGWHFAEFFIKVAPVSMPVLAVGLLTCVGVERFRLFGYGHTLPATVRRVLAEDDARRDAGMTNKARAILYVQAAAAIYLVIALAMHLAEVGLIGLSIIILLTAFCGRTEEHQIGNAFTEALPFTALLVVFFAIVAVIHDQHLFAPVIGFVLSLSGKTQTAAYYLANGLLSMISDNVFVATVYITETKAHFIQLFSGMQGLGMSGADLLAKLTDAHIQRADVLATLPKEVLPQVTAAINQFDRLAVAINTGTNIPSVATPNGQAAFLFLLTSALAPLIRLSYGQMVRLALPYTITMTATGLIAVWVML
- a CDS encoding sensor histidine kinase; amino-acid sequence: MGIFRRLRPQFWDGAADAGGPYRSLFNYRRLWWLSVALLTAVSLTPLCIMTVIDFGVTKRAVTQENLHRTTITTSNTRRTLTYFVDERLAALNFAAREEAYASLAMPGRLAELLKDLKAAFGGFMDLGVIDDTGKQIAYVGPYDLLGIDYSKEPWFTATAATGHYISDIFLGFRNVPHMVIAVRASRPDGGFFVLRATVDTQRINDILANLDLSGGGDAFLINHQGVLQTMSRSHGAVFEHLRLPVPSPSERTEVFETETAESGLIVGYAYIDRTPLILMVVKRQAELMKSWYAMRLDLFGFLAASMLVILVVIVGVATYMVEKIHAADQTRAKTLQQMEHTNRMASIGRLAAGVAHEINNPLAIINEKAGLMQDLLRYAKEPPSPERLAGLIDSILGSVERAGTITKRLLSFARHQEVHVAGVSLRKTAEEVLSFLTKEAEYRRIKVEVEAAADVPDIESDQGKLQQILLNLVNNAFQAMDDGGHLCLRVFAPNPESVAVSVSDNGCGIPAADVKRIFEPFYSTKKKKGGTGLGLSITYGLVQELGGTLAVESELGHGSTFTVTFPLSKGDADNAHTARG